The following proteins are co-located in the Halarcobacter sp. genome:
- the cas2 gene encoding CRISPR-associated endonuclease Cas2: MAKKQNINYNYVFLFYDIADEFSDIGKYRVAKVFKICKQYLKHHQKSIFRGNITPSDQIMLETKLKKVIDKDLDFISIIKVQNSGSFAEVVIGNDKKESESIFI; encoded by the coding sequence ATGGCTAAAAAACAAAATATAAACTATAACTATGTATTTTTGTTTTATGATATCGCAGATGAGTTTAGCGATATAGGTAAATATAGAGTTGCGAAAGTTTTTAAAATATGTAAACAATACCTAAAACACCATCAAAAATCAATTTTCAGAGGAAACATAACTCCTTCTGATCAAATAATGTTAGAAACAAAACTAAAAAAAGTAATAGATAAAGACTTGGATTTTATCTCCATCATAAAGGTACAAAACTCAGGAAGCTTTGCAGAAGTTGTTATAGGAAATGATAAAAAAGAATCAGAATCCATCTTTATATAA
- the cas1b gene encoding type I-B CRISPR-associated endonuclease Cas1b has translation MAKNHTRYIFSMGELKRKDNSIAFRNEKGNFYIPIQDTRELYCMNEVSFNTKFLDFISKAGITLHLFNYHGNYSGSFYPKEQLVSGNLTIKQSLCFIERRLHIAKAIVRAIAFNIHESLYHYFRHGKKELKQVLDWLKNDVEKLLNKELTIEQILFVEGQVWNRFYDSFKYFLPEDFIMNKRVKRPPDNPINALVSFGNTLLYTKTISSIYETHLNQTISFLHSPREGRFSLSLDISEAFKPIIVFKTIFDLVGKKRIQVAKHFDKSLNYALLNEEGKKIFIDAFETRINETFMHKKLKRKTSFKNCIKLDGYKLIKYIVEEKEFSPFLLKEKM, from the coding sequence ATGGCAAAGAATCATACTAGATATATATTTTCAATGGGTGAACTTAAACGCAAAGATAACTCCATAGCTTTTAGGAATGAAAAAGGAAATTTTTATATTCCCATTCAAGATACTAGGGAACTATATTGTATGAATGAAGTGAGTTTCAATACTAAATTTTTGGATTTTATCTCAAAGGCTGGTATTACTCTTCACCTTTTTAATTATCATGGAAATTATAGTGGAAGCTTTTATCCTAAAGAGCAACTTGTAAGTGGGAATTTGACTATAAAACAATCTTTATGTTTTATTGAGCGAAGATTGCACATAGCAAAGGCTATTGTAAGGGCAATAGCTTTTAATATTCATGAAAGCTTATATCATTATTTTAGACATGGAAAAAAAGAGTTAAAGCAGGTGTTAGATTGGCTTAAAAATGATGTTGAAAAGCTTTTAAATAAAGAGTTAACTATAGAGCAAATACTCTTTGTAGAAGGGCAAGTTTGGAATAGGTTTTACGATAGTTTTAAATACTTTTTGCCAGAAGATTTTATCATGAATAAAAGGGTAAAAAGACCACCAGATAACCCTATAAATGCTCTTGTGAGTTTTGGAAATACTTTGCTTTATACAAAAACAATATCAAGTATATATGAAACACATCTAAATCAAACTATAAGTTTCTTGCACTCTCCAAGAGAGGGAAGGTTTTCTTTAAGTCTTGATATAAGTGAAGCTTTTAAACCTATCATTGTATTTAAAACTATTTTTGATTTAGTAGGTAAAAAAAGAATTCAAGTTGCAAAGCACTTTGACAAAAGTTTAAATTATGCGCTTTTAAATGAAGAGGGCAAAAAGATATTTATAGATGCCTTTGAAACAAGAATAAATGAAACTTTTATGCACAAAAAACTAAAAAGAAAAACAAGTTTTAAAAACTGTATCAAACTTGATGGATATAAACTTATAAAATATATAGTTGAAGAAAAAGAGTTTAGTCCATTTTTATTAAAAGAGAAGATGTAA
- a CDS encoding CRISPR-associated protein Cas4 has translation MKINGTLISYFFICKTKLWLHANRINLEDNSEDVRIGKILHEINESKSKKAEISIDNIKIDKLTRDYLVEIKKSDSDIESVRWQVLLYLYKLKQKGVERKGKIEFIEKNKQDKKIHYIDLDEVNEKELLKICDEIETLINAPVPPRAKFENKCKKCAYYEYCFI, from the coding sequence ATGAAAATAAACGGCACTTTAATCTCATACTTTTTTATATGTAAAACAAAACTCTGGCTTCATGCCAACCGCATAAACCTAGAAGACAATAGCGAAGATGTACGAATTGGTAAAATCTTACATGAAATAAATGAATCAAAGTCAAAAAAAGCTGAGATAAGTATTGACAATATCAAAATAGATAAACTCACCCGTGATTATTTGGTAGAGATTAAAAAAAGTGATAGTGATATAGAATCTGTACGATGGCAGGTTTTACTTTATCTTTATAAACTAAAACAAAAAGGTGTTGAAAGAAAAGGGAAAATAGAGTTTATAGAAAAAAATAAGCAAGATAAAAAGATACATTATATTGACTTAGATGAGGTAAATGAAAAAGAGCTTTTAAAAATATGTGATGAGATAGAAACTCTTATAAATGCACCAGTACCACCAAGAGCAAAATTTGAAAACAAGTGTAAAAAGTGTGCTTATTATGAGTATTGTTTTATATAA
- a CDS encoding Bro-N domain-containing protein yields the protein MDKIQLFESKQIRSHWDENSELWYFSIVDVVTILTQSASPRKYWNKLKQRLKEEGNETVTNCHQLKMKASDGKMRLTDVATTEQLLRLIQSIPSPQAEPFKMWLAKIGYERIEAIQDPEKSIDTALRDYMKLGYSEKWINQRLKSIEVRKELTDEWKQRGVEEGKEFALLTDIISKAWSGNTTKEYKKLKNLKKENLRDNMTNLELVLNMLAEATTTEISKEKKPDGLDESKKIAKEGGTIAGDTRKAIEEKTGKRVVTNQNAKDLLENK from the coding sequence ATGGACAAAATACAACTTTTTGAATCGAAACAGATAAGAAGTCATTGGGATGAAAATAGTGAATTGTGGTATTTTAGTATTGTAGATGTAGTGACAATATTAACTCAAAGTGCTAGTCCTAGAAAATATTGGAATAAACTAAAACAGAGATTAAAAGAGGAAGGGAATGAAACGGTGACAAATTGTCACCAGTTGAAAATGAAAGCATCTGATGGTAAGATGAGACTTACTGATGTAGCTACTACAGAACAACTTTTAAGGCTTATCCAGTCTATTCCCTCACCTCAAGCTGAACCTTTTAAAATGTGGCTAGCAAAGATTGGCTATGAGAGAATAGAAGCTATACAAGATCCTGAAAAGTCTATTGATACTGCTTTGAGAGATTATATGAAACTTGGATATTCTGAAAAGTGGATAAACCAAAGACTTAAAAGTATTGAAGTAAGAAAAGAGCTAACTGATGAATGGAAACAAAGAGGAGTAGAAGAGGGTAAGGAGTTTGCTCTTCTTACTGATATTATTTCAAAAGCTTGGAGTGGGAATACTACAAAAGAGTATAAAAAACTCAAAAATCTCAAAAAAGAGAATCTAAGAGACAATATGACAAATCTTGAGCTAGTTCTTAATATGCTTGCAGAAGCAACCACAACAGAAATCTCAAAAGAAAAAAAGCCAGATGGACTAGATGAAAGTAAAAAAATAGCTAAAGAGGGTGGAACAATAGCAGGAGATACAAGAAAAGCAATAGAAGAAAAAACAGGTAAAAGAGTTGTAACAAATCAAAATGCAAAAGACTTATTAGAAAACAAATGA